A stretch of the Staphylococcus sp. NRL 16/872 genome encodes the following:
- a CDS encoding NmrA/HSCARG family protein, with protein sequence MDKSILVIGATGKQGNAVVKELLEDGWKVRAFTRNKNNDKLTSIDNEKLEIFEGDLSNEESLTQAMDGQYGVYSVQPIIVDNVEEELRQGKMIIHTAEQQGVEYMVYSTAGGVNRDRTGPHFEALAEIENELKVSSINYTIIKPSFFMDNFLRITKVEDGEIYIPEFINRDVKFAMISSIDIARIAANIFANTERFNYQAIEIASDELTLNEVVKTFATVTGKPTEIRGSFSSGTAERGWLEEKGYVVDFKQMDDINPNRLTLEQWINKVGF encoded by the coding sequence ATGGATAAAAGTATTTTAGTTATTGGTGCTACAGGTAAACAAGGCAATGCAGTAGTTAAAGAATTATTAGAAGATGGATGGAAAGTACGTGCTTTTACACGAAATAAAAATAATGACAAATTAACGTCTATTGATAATGAAAAATTAGAAATCTTCGAAGGTGACTTAAGTAATGAAGAGAGTCTAACACAAGCAATGGATGGTCAATACGGTGTTTATAGTGTTCAACCTATCATAGTGGATAATGTAGAAGAGGAATTACGTCAAGGTAAAATGATTATTCATACAGCAGAACAACAAGGTGTGGAATACATGGTTTACAGTACAGCAGGTGGCGTGAACCGTGATCGTACAGGCCCTCACTTTGAAGCACTTGCTGAAATTGAGAATGAACTTAAAGTAAGCTCAATAAATTATACAATTATTAAACCATCGTTCTTTATGGATAATTTCTTAAGAATTACAAAAGTTGAAGACGGTGAAATTTATATTCCAGAATTTATTAATCGAGATGTGAAATTTGCGATGATTTCATCTATCGATATTGCTAGAATTGCTGCTAACATTTTCGCGAATACTGAACGTTTTAATTATCAAGCTATCGAAATCGCTTCAGATGAACTTACATTAAATGAAGTAGTAAAAACATTTGCCACAGTTACTGGTAAACCTACTGAAATTAGAGGTTCATTCTCAAGTGGCACTGCTGAACGTGGCTGGCTTGAAGAGAAAGGTTACGTAGTTGACTTCAAGCAAATGGATGATATCAATCCAAATCGCTTAACGCTAGAACAATGGATTAATAAAGTAGGTTTCTAA
- a CDS encoding VOC family protein produces the protein MIQSMWFNLHVEDLERSEQFYKNLGFEINKNPDMLDKMVGIQIGQTIIILIENNHFEKVTHDTVVSQPNEVIISLGVKTNDEVDVLIEKVVESGGKVIDEPGVYQGYYGATFADPDGHKYNFLAC, from the coding sequence ATGATTCAATCAATGTGGTTTAATTTGCACGTCGAAGATTTAGAGCGTAGCGAACAATTTTATAAGAATTTAGGATTTGAAATAAATAAAAATCCAGACATGTTAGATAAAATGGTAGGAATTCAAATAGGCCAAACGATTATTATCTTAATTGAGAATAATCATTTTGAAAAAGTGACCCATGACACGGTAGTTTCACAACCTAATGAAGTGATCATTTCATTAGGAGTTAAAACAAATGATGAAGTAGATGTCCTAATTGAAAAAGTTGTAGAGTCAGGTGGCAAAGTGATAGATGAACCCGGCGTATACCAAGGATATTACGGTGCAACTTTTGCAGATCCAGATGGCCATAAATATAATTTCTTAGCGTGTTAG
- a CDS encoding DUF896 domain-containing protein: MRELLDRINQLANKEKVESLSIEEKQEQHQLRQEYLGMIRGQVLHTFSTMKVLDPLGQDVTPDKVYDLREEYGNIEEK, translated from the coding sequence ATGAGAGAATTACTAGATAGAATTAATCAATTAGCAAATAAAGAAAAAGTTGAAAGTTTGAGTATTGAAGAAAAACAAGAACAACATCAATTAAGACAAGAATATTTAGGTATGATTAGAGGCCAAGTACTTCATACTTTCTCAACTATGAAAGTTCTAGACCCCCTTGGCCAAGATGTAACACCTGATAAAGTGTATGACTTAAGAGAAGAATACGGTAATATTGAAGAAAAATAA
- a CDS encoding LLM class oxidoreductase: MSEIDEHEGFKRTFQNHKLTLGLSIPFDNKQENHIDFQEQVVLAQQAERLGFTSLSVRDNPLYSPHLGQVSTNYDPFVFLTYLSAFTSKIALSTGSIVATLRHPIHLAKSAASLDLLSNQRLLLGMATGDRPFEFPAFKVNEEDLIERFQTSIHSLRQLWASHSPKISNSLFELYEDSGLQVLPKHKTIPMFATGYSKQSLSWIQEHMDGWLFYAQPFQEQKKLVEAWHHGTKRFKPFINILMIDLSENPNETVKVIKGGYRTGRKNLLQILKAYEAMNTNHIILRFTNTDRNLKELIDEVGTHIVPHFPPHTN; this comes from the coding sequence ATGTCGGAGATAGATGAACATGAGGGTTTTAAGCGCACATTTCAGAATCATAAATTAACTTTAGGTTTATCCATACCATTTGATAATAAACAAGAGAATCACATTGATTTTCAAGAGCAAGTTGTCTTAGCGCAACAAGCAGAACGTCTAGGATTTACTAGTCTATCTGTAAGAGATAATCCACTTTATAGTCCACATTTAGGTCAAGTCTCTACTAACTATGACCCATTTGTATTTCTAACTTATTTAAGTGCGTTTACCTCAAAGATTGCACTCAGTACTGGAAGTATTGTAGCCACTTTACGTCATCCTATTCATCTGGCCAAATCAGCAGCTTCCCTTGATTTACTTTCTAATCAACGTTTATTACTTGGTATGGCCACAGGAGATCGTCCTTTTGAATTCCCAGCTTTTAAAGTAAATGAAGAAGATTTAATCGAACGTTTCCAAACGTCGATACATTCTTTACGTCAACTTTGGGCTTCACATTCTCCTAAAATTTCCAATTCACTATTTGAATTATATGAAGATTCTGGTTTACAAGTGTTGCCTAAGCATAAGACGATACCAATGTTTGCGACCGGTTATTCTAAGCAATCGTTGTCATGGATACAAGAACACATGGATGGTTGGCTATTTTATGCCCAGCCTTTTCAAGAACAGAAGAAACTTGTGGAAGCATGGCATCACGGCACTAAACGTTTCAAACCATTTATTAATATATTAATGATAGATTTATCTGAGAATCCGAACGAGACGGTCAAAGTGATTAAAGGTGGATATCGTACAGGACGTAAGAACTTACTACAAATTTTAAAAGCTTACGAAGCAATGAATACAAACCATATTATTTTACGATTTACAAATACTGACCGTAATTTAAAAGAACTTATAGATGAAGTGGGCACGCATATTGTGCCACATTTCCCACCACATACAAATTAG
- a CDS encoding TetR/AcrR family transcriptional regulator, producing the protein MSTTKVDPRIIRTKKLLVEAFQEVSREKDMAQITVKDITERATVNRATFYAHFTDKYDILDYTLSVTILKDLNDTLTISEMINEAVISEVFIAIAHYMSEVQESCKKNSETFCNQAHKRINNELEDIFTIMLRNSYPDQDIDILVNSASFLAAGICGLGRHWLDTSTLTAEAFIEKNLPFLIHHITHL; encoded by the coding sequence ATGTCTACTACAAAAGTCGATCCACGTATCATTAGAACGAAAAAGTTACTTGTAGAAGCCTTTCAAGAAGTGTCGCGTGAAAAAGATATGGCTCAAATCACGGTGAAAGACATTACCGAACGTGCCACCGTCAATCGTGCTACCTTCTACGCACATTTCACAGATAAATACGATATCTTGGATTACACGCTTTCGGTCACTATACTGAAAGATTTGAATGACACCTTAACTATTTCAGAAATGATTAACGAAGCCGTCATTTCCGAAGTCTTTATTGCGATTGCGCATTACATGTCAGAAGTTCAGGAGTCGTGCAAGAAGAATAGCGAAACATTTTGTAATCAAGCTCATAAACGTATCAACAATGAATTAGAAGATATTTTCACTATCATGCTTCGTAACAGCTATCCCGACCAAGACATCGACATCTTAGTTAACAGCGCGAGCTTTCTCGCAGCCGGTATATGTGGTCTCGGTAGACATTGGCTCGACACTAGTACACTCACTGCCGAAGCATTTATCGAGAAGAACCTACCATTCCTTATACATCATATTACGCACCTTTAG
- a CDS encoding amino acid permease, whose product MEDKLQRGLSNRHIQLIAIGGAIGTGLFLGAGQSIHLAGPSILLTYIIVGLVLFLFMRAMGEMLLSNLGFKSFADIAHTYIGPLAGFIVGWTYWFTWIVAGMAEVTAVAKYVNFWWPTIPSWLTALFTVLVLMALNLMSAKIFGELEFWFALIKVTTIIALIVVGIVMIIMGTHTTSGTAKLSNIWSHGGFFPHGATGFLLSFQMAIFSFIGIELIGITAGETKNPHKTIPQAINNVPYRILIFYVGSLAVVMSVVPWDKLNPADSPYVTLFGLVGIPFAAGVINFVVLTAAASACNSGIFADSRTMYGLAARKQAPPFLQKTNKHGVPYYSILITCGLLLIAVVLNYVIPNATEVFVYITTVSTVLNIIIWTIIMIAYLGFLKNKPELHAQSKFRLPGGKVSAYLILTFFVFIFIVLALDKDIRIGVLVAPAWLALLCLMFLRYKKEKRKEGIDLDERSKDQAIRD is encoded by the coding sequence ATGGAAGATAAACTACAAAGAGGATTGTCTAATAGGCATATTCAATTAATTGCAATCGGCGGTGCAATAGGGACAGGGTTATTTTTAGGGGCAGGTCAATCGATTCACTTAGCTGGACCATCGATTTTATTAACCTATATTATTGTAGGTTTAGTATTATTCTTATTCATGAGAGCAATGGGAGAGATGCTTCTTTCGAATTTAGGATTTAAATCATTTGCTGATATTGCGCATACGTACATCGGACCGTTAGCAGGATTTATTGTGGGGTGGACGTACTGGTTTACATGGATCGTAGCAGGTATGGCAGAGGTAACAGCAGTTGCGAAGTATGTGAATTTCTGGTGGCCGACTATTCCAAGTTGGTTAACGGCTTTATTTACAGTATTAGTATTGATGGCTTTAAATTTAATGAGCGCTAAAATATTTGGGGAATTGGAGTTTTGGTTCGCATTGATTAAAGTAACGACAATTATCGCATTAATCGTAGTAGGGATTGTCATGATTATCATGGGTACACATACCACAAGTGGTACAGCGAAGTTATCTAATATTTGGAGTCATGGTGGTTTCTTCCCACATGGTGCGACAGGATTCTTGCTCTCATTCCAAATGGCTATCTTTTCATTCATAGGAATTGAGTTAATTGGCATTACGGCTGGTGAAACAAAAAATCCTCATAAAACCATTCCACAAGCAATTAATAATGTACCTTACAGAATTCTTATCTTTTATGTAGGTTCATTGGCGGTCGTAATGTCAGTAGTACCTTGGGATAAATTAAATCCTGCTGACAGCCCATATGTAACATTGTTTGGCTTAGTAGGGATTCCATTTGCGGCTGGCGTGATTAACTTTGTTGTATTAACCGCTGCAGCATCTGCATGTAATAGTGGTATCTTTGCAGACAGTAGAACAATGTATGGTTTAGCGGCACGTAAACAGGCACCACCATTTTTACAAAAAACTAATAAACACGGCGTACCATATTACTCAATTTTAATCACATGTGGCTTATTACTTATCGCCGTAGTATTAAACTACGTTATTCCAAATGCCACTGAAGTATTCGTTTATATCACAACAGTTTCTACCGTGCTTAACATCATCATTTGGACAATTATTATGATTGCTTATCTCGGTTTCTTGAAAAATAAACCAGAATTACACGCACAAAGTAAATTTAGATTACCAGGTGGTAAAGTAAGTGCATATCTTATTCTAACGTTCTTCGTCTTTATTTTTATCGTCCTTGCACTAGATAAAGATATCAGAATTGGTGTGTTAGTCGCGCCGGCATGGTTAGCATTATTATGCTTAATGTTCTTACGTTATAAAAAAGAGAAACGTAAAGAAGGCATTGATTTAGATGAACGTTCTAAAGACCAGGCGATTAGAGACTAG
- a CDS encoding PTS transporter subunit IIC, which yields MTTELKNIGVKDFTFRVLTGVAIGIVVGLVPNAILGEIFKALMHHHPVFATFLHVVQAMQFTVPALIGALIALKFEMTPLAIAVVACASYVGSGAAQFKNGAWIIAGIGDLINTMITAAIAVLLILLIEKRVGSMALIVYPTVVGGLSATIGVLILPYVHMITTGIGNMVNSFTELQPVLMCMLISMVFSFIIISPLSTVAIAIAIGITGLAAGSASIGISATEAVLLIGTSQVNRVAVPISIFFGGVKMMMPNMVKYPIIMLPILITAAVSGIAGSLIGIAGTKESAGFGFIGMIGPISAFKFLHVDSAMMSIILIVLGFFVVPLLTAFILDIVLRKVLKLYTNDIYKFMG from the coding sequence ATGACAACAGAGCTTAAAAATATAGGAGTTAAAGATTTTACGTTTAGGGTGCTTACCGGAGTAGCGATTGGAATCGTTGTAGGTTTAGTGCCTAATGCCATTTTAGGTGAAATCTTTAAAGCACTTATGCATCATCACCCGGTATTTGCGACTTTTCTTCATGTCGTGCAAGCCATGCAATTTACGGTGCCAGCGTTAATTGGAGCACTTATTGCTTTGAAATTTGAAATGACACCACTTGCTATCGCTGTTGTAGCATGTGCATCATATGTGGGAAGTGGCGCTGCTCAATTTAAGAATGGCGCTTGGATTATCGCAGGTATCGGTGACTTAATCAATACGATGATTACTGCTGCGATTGCAGTGTTATTAATCTTATTAATTGAAAAGCGCGTGGGCAGTATGGCGTTAATTGTTTACCCAACTGTAGTGGGTGGATTATCCGCAACCATTGGTGTGTTAATCTTACCGTATGTTCACATGATTACAACTGGTATCGGAAATATGGTCAATAGCTTCACTGAATTACAACCAGTATTGATGTGTATGCTCATTTCAATGGTATTTAGCTTCATTATTATTTCACCATTATCAACGGTAGCTATAGCGATTGCCATTGGTATTACAGGATTAGCTGCTGGATCAGCTTCAATTGGAATTTCAGCTACTGAAGCAGTATTGCTAATTGGTACAAGCCAAGTGAATCGTGTAGCCGTACCAATATCTATCTTCTTCGGTGGAGTGAAAATGATGATGCCTAACATGGTCAAATATCCAATTATTATGTTACCTATTTTAATTACGGCAGCCGTTTCAGGTATCGCCGGAAGTTTAATCGGTATTGCCGGTACAAAAGAATCAGCAGGGTTTGGTTTCATCGGTATGATTGGACCAATTAGTGCATTTAAATTTTTACATGTAGATTCAGCGATGATGAGTATTATTTTAATTGTTTTAGGATTCTTCGTTGTTCCATTATTAACTGCGTTTATTTTAGATATTGTATTACGCAAAGTTTTAAAATTATATACTAACGATATTTATAAATTTATGGGTTAA
- a CDS encoding phosphate--AMP phosphotransferase translates to MANKIETLALRTAELTRQTHELGIPVMILFEGVSASGKTRLSNELLLNFDAKYTRFIATQSPQPDDLRYQFLQKYWNTLPAKGDINIYFRSWYSHYLDYRENEIKHNRYKNYEVLKEQIASFEKMLKKDNYEIIKFFIEINEEKRQEHIKQTKENPLMRWKVQEYSNVLSSEIYLEDMHQFIKNDKQWKIIDYTERQNAIEKMYHHIIERLEKAIDKHQKREQQVDGKFTANFTTDLFNIDVDKVSKNDYKTLINELQKRMREIQFALYERKIPLILVFEGMDAAGKGGNIKRIREKLDPTGYKVNGISAPTDVELKHHYLWRFAKDMPRSGHIELFDRSWYGRVLVERIEGFATTNEWQRAYDEINSFEKMWTDEGAIILKFFLTLDKEEQLKRFKDREQNVDKQWKITDEDWRNREKWDVYVEASHDMIEKTNTSYAPWLVVPADHKKTSRIEILKYIIRKCEKVLWGVKDY, encoded by the coding sequence ATGGCTAATAAAATCGAAACATTAGCGCTAAGAACAGCAGAGTTAACGAGACAAACACATGAATTAGGCATTCCGGTCATGATTTTATTTGAAGGGGTTTCGGCATCAGGTAAAACGCGTTTATCAAATGAATTATTATTAAACTTTGACGCGAAATATACGCGCTTTATTGCAACGCAATCACCTCAACCTGATGATTTAAGATATCAATTTTTACAAAAATACTGGAATACGCTACCTGCAAAAGGTGATATTAATATTTATTTTCGCAGTTGGTATTCACATTATTTAGATTATCGTGAAAATGAAATTAAACATAATAGATATAAAAATTATGAGGTTTTGAAGGAACAAATTGCTTCTTTTGAAAAAATGTTAAAAAAAGATAATTATGAAATCATTAAATTCTTCATTGAAATTAATGAAGAGAAACGTCAAGAGCACATTAAACAAACTAAAGAGAACCCTTTAATGCGTTGGAAAGTGCAAGAATATAGTAATGTGTTGTCATCAGAAATATATTTGGAGGACATGCATCAATTTATTAAAAATGATAAACAATGGAAGATTATTGACTATACGGAACGTCAAAATGCGATTGAAAAAATGTATCATCATATTATTGAACGTTTGGAAAAAGCGATTGACAAACACCAAAAACGAGAACAGCAAGTGGATGGCAAGTTTACGGCTAACTTTACAACGGATTTATTCAATATAGATGTAGACAAAGTGTCTAAAAATGACTATAAAACCTTAATTAATGAACTACAAAAACGTATGAGAGAAATTCAATTTGCCTTATATGAGAGAAAGATTCCACTTATTTTAGTGTTTGAAGGTATGGATGCAGCAGGTAAAGGTGGCAATATCAAACGTATTAGAGAAAAACTGGATCCTACGGGTTATAAAGTAAATGGAATCAGTGCGCCAACAGATGTGGAACTCAAACATCATTACTTATGGCGTTTTGCGAAAGATATGCCACGAAGTGGACACATTGAATTATTTGATCGCAGTTGGTATGGTCGCGTGCTCGTTGAACGAATTGAAGGCTTTGCGACTACAAATGAATGGCAACGCGCATATGATGAAATTAATTCTTTTGAAAAAATGTGGACAGACGAAGGGGCAATTATTTTAAAATTCTTCCTTACATTAGATAAGGAAGAACAATTGAAACGTTTCAAAGATCGTGAACAAAATGTAGACAAACAATGGAAAATCACAGATGAAGATTGGCGTAATCGTGAGAAATGGGATGTATATGTAGAAGCAAGCCATGATATGATTGAAAAAACGAATACATCTTATGCGCCATGGCTAGTTGTGCCAGCTGATCATAAAAAAACGTCACGTATAGAAATTTTAAAATACATTATTCGTAAATGTGAAAAAGTATTATGGGGCGTTAAAGATTATTAA
- a CDS encoding transglycosylase SLT domain-containing protein, which produces MKKTVMASSLAVALGVTGYALTTDHSAHASEQTSNYAQLANLAQNNPSELNAHPVQSGAYNISFVKDGFKYNFTSNGSTWSWNYYYTGAADTAAAQTASTTQAAQPAQQSQATDYSASYNQGSNQSVSSNQQASNSNVKSVSAPTNNTTNYSAQTTSYSAPSSSVRLGNGNTAGSTGSYAAQQMASRTGVSASTWEYIIARESNGQSSARNASGASGLFQTMPGWGSTASVDDQINAAYKAYKAQGMSAWGM; this is translated from the coding sequence ATGAAAAAGACAGTTATGGCTTCATCATTAGCAGTAGCATTAGGAGTAACAGGTTATGCATTAACTACAGATCACAGTGCACACGCATCTGAACAAACTTCAAACTATGCACAATTAGCTAACTTAGCTCAAAACAACCCATCTGAATTAAACGCTCACCCAGTACAATCTGGTGCTTACAATATCTCATTCGTTAAAGATGGTTTCAAATACAACTTCACTTCAAATGGTTCAACTTGGTCTTGGAACTACTATTATACTGGTGCTGCTGACACAGCTGCAGCTCAAACAGCTTCAACTACACAAGCTGCTCAACCAGCTCAACAATCTCAAGCAACTGATTACTCAGCATCTTACAACCAAGGTTCAAACCAATCAGTAAGTTCAAATCAACAAGCTAGCAACTCTAACGTTAAATCAGTATCTGCTCCAACAAATAACACAACTAACTACAGTGCTCAAACAACTTCATATTCAGCACCATCTAGCTCAGTAAGATTAGGTAATGGTAACACTGCTGGATCAACTGGTTCTTATGCAGCACAACAAATGGCATCTCGTACAGGCGTTTCAGCTTCTACTTGGGAATATATCATTGCAAGAGAATCTAATGGTCAATCAAGCGCACGTAACGCTTCAGGTGCTTCAGGTTTATTCCAAACTATGCCAGGATGGGGTTCAACTGCATCTGTAGATGATCAAATTAACGCTGCATACAAAGCTTACAAAGCTCAAGGTATGAGTGCTTGGGGAATGTAA
- a CDS encoding acyltransferase family protein produces the protein MEDNRYKRLDKFNQPHYLPGLDGLRAIAVLGIIIYHLNAKWLTGGFLGVDTFFVISGYLITSLLLSEYYRNNTIDLIGFWIRRLKRLIPAVLFLITVVLIFTLIFKPELIVDIKKDSIAAIFYVSNWWYIFQDVDYFNQFSVAPLKHLWSLAIEEQFYLIFPIVLLGCLKLFKRKIVILILFIVSIVSLLAMFIIYTYTGNSSRVYFGTDTRLQTLLLGSILAFIWPAFSLEKSKSQAKKIGISAIGIISIIVLVVLFFVVSDQDKWIYSGGFYIISFLTLFIIASVVHPSSLLAKFLSFPLFIYIGKRSYSLYLWHFPIIVFLNSYFVQGQIPWYIYIIEIILMYIMAQISYRFIETPIRKKGFKAFAVNPIKFNKFLRTIVVLLLIIPSLVILFGTFDSLGKEHDKQQANKQKSFKTEHKPKNNPSNNENNNGKTVDVKKMSPLLLGDSVMVDIGEVFTEKVPNANVDGKVGRQLIEGKDIVDQNYQNYTKKGQSVVVELGTNGEFTKDQLNELIDSLGKADIYLITVRVPRDYEQNNNKLMEEAAKKHKNVHIVEWYKASEGHQEYFAYDGIHLEYSGCKALSNEIIKKMKEVNSKK, from the coding sequence ATGGAAGATAATAGATACAAAAGGTTGGATAAATTTAATCAACCCCATTATCTACCTGGCCTAGATGGTTTGAGGGCCATTGCAGTATTAGGTATTATCATTTATCATCTAAATGCTAAATGGTTAACTGGAGGATTTCTAGGAGTAGATACTTTCTTTGTAATCTCTGGTTATTTGATAACAAGTTTATTACTTAGTGAATATTATAGAAATAATACGATTGATTTAATTGGTTTTTGGATTAGAAGGTTAAAGCGACTTATACCTGCAGTTTTATTCTTAATAACTGTTGTATTAATATTCACTCTGATTTTTAAGCCAGAGTTAATCGTAGATATTAAGAAGGATTCTATAGCTGCTATTTTTTATGTGTCCAATTGGTGGTACATTTTTCAAGATGTAGATTACTTTAATCAGTTTTCAGTAGCGCCATTAAAGCATCTTTGGTCACTTGCTATTGAAGAACAATTTTATTTAATTTTCCCTATTGTTTTATTAGGGTGCTTAAAATTATTTAAAAGAAAAATAGTTATTTTAATATTATTTATTGTTTCTATTGTATCTTTATTAGCAATGTTTATTATATATACATATACAGGTAACAGTTCTAGAGTATATTTTGGAACAGATACAAGATTACAAACGTTATTATTAGGTAGTATTTTAGCCTTTATTTGGCCAGCTTTTTCTTTAGAGAAAAGTAAATCTCAAGCAAAGAAAATTGGTATAAGTGCTATTGGAATTATAAGTATTATAGTACTTGTAGTTTTATTCTTTGTGGTTAGTGATCAAGATAAATGGATTTATAGTGGTGGATTTTACATCATTTCATTTTTAACACTATTTATTATTGCTAGTGTTGTACATCCATCAAGTTTATTAGCTAAATTCCTTAGCTTCCCATTATTTATTTATATTGGGAAACGTTCATATAGTTTATATTTATGGCATTTTCCTATAATTGTTTTTCTAAATAGCTATTTTGTTCAAGGGCAAATTCCTTGGTATATATACATTATTGAAATTATATTAATGTATATTATGGCTCAAATTTCGTACAGATTTATTGAAACACCAATTAGGAAAAAAGGTTTCAAAGCCTTTGCAGTTAATCCAATTAAATTCAATAAATTTTTACGTACTATAGTCGTTTTACTTTTAATTATTCCATCATTAGTTATTCTTTTTGGTACGTTTGACAGTTTAGGTAAAGAGCATGATAAGCAACAAGCTAATAAGCAAAAATCATTTAAAACTGAGCATAAACCAAAAAATAACCCAAGTAATAATGAGAATAATAATGGTAAAACAGTCGATGTTAAAAAAATGTCTCCTTTATTACTAGGTGATTCAGTAATGGTAGATATTGGTGAAGTGTTTACTGAAAAAGTTCCTAATGCCAATGTTGATGGTAAAGTAGGACGTCAACTTATTGAAGGTAAGGATATTGTAGACCAGAATTATCAAAATTATACTAAAAAAGGACAAAGCGTAGTTGTTGAATTAGGTACAAATGGTGAGTTTACTAAAGATCAATTAAATGAACTCATTGATAGTTTAGGAAAAGCTGACATTTATTTAATAACTGTAAGAGTGCCAAGAGATTATGAACAAAACAATAATAAACTTATGGAAGAAGCAGCTAAAAAACATAAGAATGTTCATATTGTAGAATGGTATAAAGCATCTGAAGGACATCAAGAATACTTTGCTTATGATGGTATACATCTAGAATATAGTGGTTGTAAAGCGTTAAGCAATGAGATAATTAAGAAAATGAAAGAAGTAAATAGCAAAAAATAA
- a CDS encoding glycosyl-4,4'-diaponeurosporenoate acyltransferase, whose protein sequence is MFEQYSRLFKSFSWEKEGKLWNDTFKINKWKHYIPEGSQLNHNIFNKKYLTSFHSNYIHTMILEMRRAEFVHWLSMMPVLVFYKAPRYIQIINICYVLVANLPIIVTQRYHRPRLEKIYQIKLERGAHRD, encoded by the coding sequence ATGTTTGAACAATATAGTCGTTTATTTAAATCATTTTCCTGGGAAAAGGAAGGGAAACTATGGAATGACACATTTAAGATTAATAAATGGAAACACTATATTCCTGAAGGTAGTCAGTTAAATCATAATATATTTAATAAAAAATATTTAACTTCATTTCATTCTAATTATATACATACAATGATTTTAGAAATGAGACGTGCAGAGTTTGTACATTGGCTATCCATGATGCCAGTGTTAGTGTTTTATAAAGCGCCTAGATATATTCAAATAATAAATATTTGTTATGTGCTAGTAGCTAATTTACCTATAATAGTGACACAACGCTATCATCGGCCAAGGTTGGAAAAAATATATCAAATAAAATTGGAAAGAGGTGCCCATCGTGACTAA